TGTGTTTCTCTGGGGTCCTTTCAGAAGAGACTTAGGAAGCTCCTGCTCAGGAATCTGGCCCTTTGAAAGAGCCCCTTcaaagcagcctgggcagcaggtaATGTGGTTTCCCTTGCGGCCCCCTCCCCCCAGCTGCATAGACTCGTGGTTTGAAGTGAACAGATCTTGTCCGGAACACCCTGCGGACTGACCTGCGGGCTTGCTTGCTGACTCCTCTCAAAGGTGAGCCCGCGTTTGGGGGTGCTCCCGGCTCAAGGCTTGGGGTCAGGTCACTTTGGGGGCATGCAGTTTAGGGAGCAGGGCTGCCCTTATGCCACTGAGAAGAAAGCAGGAGCAGAGGGAAGGAGAACCTTATCAATTAGTCATCTGGAAATGATTTTCCCTGGGAAGGACAAGAGATACAAATCAACATGGGCAGTTATGAAGAACAGGCTCAGAAGAGTTAGGATCAGCTGGGGAAGAGACCAGTACATTCTACATTCCTAAAGAAAGTTCAGGAATATCCCCTGGGAATGTGCACGGGCAGGAAAAGGAGCCTGAGCGCTGGGTTTGTGCCTGGCATGGTCTCATCCTCGCTGAGCTCTGAGTCTCTGCCTCTTCTCTGGTAACGGGGATAATCTCACTCCCTGTTGCCATAAGGACATTGCACTTACTAAACAGACAGCCATGGGCAGCGGTGCATTGTTCCCTACAAAGTGCTCGTCAGTGATCATTTGACCACTGCTTCTTCCCATGCCGCTTCCAGATGAATCTGAGGCCTCCAGGCCAGACTCGATCTCGATCCCTCCATCCCACAGCACTGGGTGCTGACTCCACACATCGCTCTGGCTCACCGCTGGGTCTGGCCTCCCCATTTCTTCCCCAAGGGTACCCCGCTTGCTGCCAGCCATCCACCCCTGACCCCCATCTCACCTGTCCCTTCCAAGTTCTGGGCtggcattttcctttttctggcaAACAAGTAGACAAAACCCCCATAAAAACCAAAAGCCGAACTCCATCTCACAGCCAAAGGTTTTGGGGcctctcttcttcccctccctttctctctctcttgtttttgttttcttttgttaggtttattttatttattccaagTAAACTCTCCCAGAACAGCTGATGATGTCAGACAAATCAGggacatttgcttttttttttaccttcacCTCAAAAACTGATGACAAGGGGAGAAGaaagagccagggggagagtgaggcaggggaGTAGAACCTGCCCAGGCGCATGGCTGCAAATTCCCCATGTGCTGTTTGACTTCTGGGGTCCTGTGTAGTAGATGCCCCAGCCCCGCCTGCCCTCTCGGGATGCAGCTGCCCTGGGATGCAGCCGCCAGCCCTCGGCCCGACGGAGCACGACTTATTTATTACGGTCCACACAGGGACAGAGAGCCCCTGCTCCAGGGAGGAGGCTCACCGGACCCTGGGGCGGAGCTGAGCTTGGGACACCAGCGGGAACAGGGCACCCCTTCTGCACTGACTTCCAGATCATggttctcccttcctccctgagGACACCAAATTGGATGAGAGCAAGTTTGAGAGAAGAATGAATCAACTGCTAtccttcccctcacccctcagCCCAGGAGGGAAagggcattttctttttcatctttgaaagGCATTGTGGGTCTGTCTTTAAagtgtttacaaaaaaaaaaattatataaaaaaaaagtctagtgTCGACTGGTGTTTTCCCTCGTGATGTTTACAGCTTGCTGTTTGCTGCCCAGCCATAACCCACTCAGTGACAGACGAACACAGCCAAGCCCTCGCCGCCAGCCTTCTGACGGTGGGCGAGCACACAGTCTCTTCCCCTGCCCCAACTGGCCTTCTCCACCACCAACTTGTctactttgggtttggttttttttcttctatttttctggcTTGGTTTTTTGCTCTTTTCTCCCTTTGAGACCCTAATATCTTGACTTCATTGCCAAAAAACAACCCATCGAGAACTTTCTTCCCACTGATCCcatctctttttcccttctttcctcctggTTCCGGTCAGTTCAGAGGATTTAACAATCACAAGTGTCCTGCAAAAATGCCTGAACTTTATTCTTAGGCccttgtggattttttttcccagaaaacttaaacaaaaaaagacttaCTAAGAAATATGTACAGCTACCCCTGTTTTCAGGCACTATGTTTGAGAACATTTTAGCCATTGATGTTCACACGTGGCATCAGCCCATGCAAGATAGGtttctgtatttatatattaaaatacaaaaaaaaacttataaaatgtttaaaaaaatgttcaaagctTGGGAGAAAAGCTTTCTTCATTAGTCAAGGTGTTTTGATATGGTATTAAAATGTCTAATAAAAGATACactgtgtgattttattttaatgaggtGTTGTTATACAACCAAGAAATGGGGGCAGGGGCCTGCCCCCCAATCCCTCACCTACCTCCTTAGCATTCCTTCAGGCTGCTGCTCGGGGCTCCAGGTGTGTGAATTGGTCCTCAGACAGGCCTGGGTGGAGGGAGAGTGGCAAGTCAGGCGTGCCTCCTACAAGCTTCCTAACCTCTTAAGCATCATGGAACCAGTCAGCCCTCCTCTGTGGAGTCATTGTGCCGGACCTCTGAAAAGATCTGCAGGGGCCAAGATGTTGCAGCCACTGGAGGCTGCAAGGATGTGGGTTCTTCCAGGTGTGGGCCCAGCCCCCCTCCTTCCAGCCTCTGCTCCCCATCCCACGTTCCACTCGCCCTGCCTGTTGTTCAGTTTGCATCTCAGTGCTGACTCACGGGCATGCTTCATTGAGGCCCAGGAAGAGGCCCTGGTTTGGGGCTGTGCCAGTTCAGAGCCCTTGAACCAGAACCAACTGCTCAGGCTCACAAAAGTTGGCAAAATGCAGGCTGGGCGGGCAGCTCGGGGCAGGGAGCAGCAGTGCAGGCCTGGCCTGTGTCCCCATGCCCCGCGGGCTCCCGGAGCAGCGTTCCAGAGCCTCCTGCAGAGCCAGCGAAGGAAAGCTGTGGAGGGAGATGACTCCACCGCCTCTCTGCTCTGACCCTTCTCAGGCCCGCCTGATGTCTGGACCACCCCCCTGCTGCCACAGCCCCTGGCTCCGCAGTCACCCTCCATCAGATGCTTCCAgaggcacctactgtgtgcaagggCATTCACAACAGGCCAGTGGGCAAACGTGAGCCAGGGCCAGCGGAGAAACACTAAAGACGACTCGGTGGTTCAGAGCCTGGGCCTCAGCGCGGGACCCGTCTGGGGTGAAGACCTTGGGGCTGTTGTGAGTCGACGGCAGGAACGTGGGCTCTAGACTGTGCATTCAGGCTCTCCTACTTGGCAGAATGATCTTGGGGAAACGACTTCATCTGAACTTCAGATTTTTCACATGTGAAGTGGGGACAAAACCATGCAGCTCAGAGGTCCCTGTGGGGGCCGGGGGAGCTGCCCTGCAGGTCCTGGCACATGCACAGCAGGCTCCCCATAGCTTTGTCACCACAAAGGGCACTGTTCTATTCACAGCACCTCCTGCTTCTGCCTGGCAACTGTGTCTCCCTGTGCTATATTTAATTCCACCAGCAAAGCTGGCAAGGCAGGGCCCAGCCCTGAAGGAGATCTCCTTGCCTGAGCCCTGGATCGGGAAACGGAGGCTTCCATGTGCCCACCTTCGCGGCTTAAGCCTGCTGCTTTGGCAGTGCCACGGGTGAGCCGAGCAGCTGTGAGTTGGGTGGGGCAGGGCTGTAGCCCACGCCGGGTGCTATTCCAGGCTCCAGGGGCTGGTGCTCATCCCCACCCCCAGCGACTTCAGTCCTACCTGGCACGCTGCAGCCCTCTGCCGGCTGCGGGGTCCTCTGATTCGAGACCCAGGTTGCCTGCTTTTGGTGTGGGGGTGGGATTGGGGCTGTCTGAGCTTGCCAGGTGGAGCTCATGTTTGTGATCCTCTGTCCGGACAGCTCTCCAGAATCCTGTGTTGCCCCTGCTCTGCCTTTCTGGGATGGGAGAGAACGTGAGGGAGCCGGCGAGCAGGTTCTACCCACTCTGCTAAGGGCCTAGCACACTTTGATGAGGTTCCTAGATATGAGCCCCTCACAAAGACCAACCATTCCTCTAACAGCCATTTAAAGGTACTGAAGTTCATGGGAAAATGTCCTCATTCTTAGGAGATAGATGCTGAATTATATAGGTGAATGTCTTCAAGAAATGTGTAGTTTAATTCCAAATGGTTCCCCccaaaatacacaaagcaaatAAGGCCAAAATGTTCATTGTTGAATCTGCAGTGGCTGGTATTTCAGTGAACAGTGTACttgttctttcaacttttctgtatgtttggaatttttcttaataaaagatTGTGGGAAACGGTCATTTGCTGAGCGCCTCCTAGTTGCCAGGCGCTGGAGGGCGCATCAAAGAAGAGTCCTATCCAGCTGCTGCAGGATTCCCACCTGGAGGAGTGGGtgactggctggctggctggaagGGGAGGGGCGAGAGGGCTGTCTCGGTGATGAGCACACGTGTGCTGGGGTGGTTTGGGGAGAGGGCTGAGATTTGTCACCAATCAGCCCTTGGCACGGTCTCTGCTCCCCACCAGGGCAGCACGGGACAGAAACGTCACAGAGTGGCCTCCAGGCTCAGGTCGGTGTCACCGCTGTCGGCGGGAGCCCAGTGTTAGCATGGAGCGGGGGGGTTCCGAGAAGTGAAGTTGGACTGAGGCGTCTCACTGCAGCTGCCTCTGCCTAAGGCCTAGCAGCCTGCCTGAGCACTGAACAGCTaatgggaggaggagaggggcgGAGGCCAGGGAGGGCATGGGGTGTGGCATGCCCCTTTCCAAAAGGGACCGAAGACTAGAGGGGCCTGGAAGATGAGACAGCACTACAGGTTCCTGGGATCTGCGGGGGTGGAGGACTTAGCTTGGCTTCTGGGCTGCCAGGCCTTCCCTGACCCTAGGAGGAGGTTTGCCCAGGGCTGAGAGCTGCAGGCCCGGGGCAGAAGTGAGTCCTGAGCCGCAGCTGCCTGGAGCAGATGCCGCGTATCTGAGCTTCATGATGTCGGGCGCCCTCCTGTGGGCTTAGGGGGAACAACTGCCAACATCTCAAGACTAAAGACTGAGGCTCTGGCCCAAGACAGGGCCTCCGGTGGACAGACCTTGAGGGCAAAACAGCTGGTGGTACGATACATAACCCCATGAAGAGGTGGGTGCAAAAATAGTTTCATCTCTGTTTCTGAAGACGTGGCAGCTGCTGAGGAACACATTCAGTGTGTTCAGAGGCCTGGTTCAGGTCCAGTTGGAGAGTCCATCCAAGTGACATGCCGTGGGCAGGTCCTCAGGCCTGaggccgagtagctgggacagggaCCTGGGTTCCTTTCCGAACCCTAAGCACCGCCCCCCTCCTCAGGCTATAACAAGTCAGAGGACAGCCCCAAAACAAAGGGGTCACTAGCCAAAGGACAGAGAACCTGGAGCGGGAGGGGAGGAAGTGCTGCCTGCTGACTTCCAGGTCGCTGCAGGTGGGTTTCAGGTTTATTCCAGATTTATTGGGGGAGGCTCCAAGGAGAAGACCTACCAGCATGGCACGGGAGCTCACGTCCCATACCAGGAAAGGAGTGCCTGTCACCAGGTGAAGAGGGAAGGGTCCTGGGACCCCAGCAGTGGGAGGCCTCAGGGGAGGAGTGTCATCAGAGTCTTGAGTGGACCCAGATGGTCTCTTCCAGCCAGGACAGGATGCGTAGAAGCAGAGAGGAAGCAGCTTTGCTGGGAACCACCCAGGGTCGTTTACTGAACCAAAGGCTCCTGGAGCCAGCCAGAAGGACGGGGAGTAGCACGGTGCTCAGGCTTCTCTCTGGGCGCTCTGACCTTGGGCCCAGATACAGTGGACTCACTGGCAGCAAGACTGCGTCAGCTACTGTCTATTCCCTTGCAGGGGCCGTGGCATGAAGAAAAGTTCCAGAGCAGGGGCTCCGTAGTCTTGGAACTTGTGGGCTAAGTGCTCAGAGCCCCTCACAGCACTTTGCCCGGGTTCATGAGGCCTTGAGGGTCTAGCACAGCCTTGAGCTGCCGCATGGTCTCCACGCCCACGGCGCCCACCTCCTCCCGCAGCAGCTGCCGCTTGCCCAGTCCGATGCCATGCTCCCCCGTGCACGTTCCGTGGAGGGCCAGTGCCCGCCTGGGGGCGGGAAGGAGACATCCTCATGGGGCCCCCTTCCCTCTGCCCTCAGCTATTCCCCTCCCTGACTTTGCTCCTACCTGCCCAGCTGTTCTGCAAAAGCCTTGACCCTACCCAGTTCCTCAGCGTCATCAGGGTTGACCAGCAGGATGCAGTGGAAGTTGCCGTCACCCACATGCCCGACAATGCTTCCTGGAGGCCCAGAGGACAGAACTGTTCACCCTCCCTCTTGCCTCCTGCTGCCCCAGGCTCTGGTCAGCCCCGACACCCCCCCACCTCTCCCCAGCAGCAGGGTGGGCAGAACCTGTGAGTCCCGAGGCGTTCAGATCCTCCTTGGTCTGCACCAGGATCTCCGGCAGCCGGGAGATGGGCACACACACGTCCGTGGAGTAGCCCTGGTCAGAGGGAGGCCTGTGAGTTACCCCTGCCTGCCTGGGGGTATGGGGTCACCGTGGTCAAAGCTGAGGACAGGTCTGGGGGCACTGGGCTTCAGCTCTTGGCCTCGCACAAGGAAATAATCCTGCTCTTCTCTAGGCCTCAGCCCTCACCTCCCCCCAGCACAACACAGGAGACAAATGGCCCAGGCGTGCTTGCCACACCTCCCGGTAGAGGCTGTTCCCACTCCCCTGTGGCTCCCACCGCCAAGCTCCAGGCTGCTAAGCCTTTGCACAGCTGCCTGGAGCCCAGATTCCCCTTCCCCAGGTTAGGCTAACATCCCCCTCTCTATCATCTCTTCCTCCACGAAGCCTTCCTTCCGTTTACAACTCCCAAGAGCACTACACCGTTCCCACGACCTGGCTCACAGGAAGGGCTTTTGAGGGCTTAGCAGACAACTGTGCTTTCCCTGTAGACAGTATCTGAACAGCTGGGTGGGGCGACCTGCAGCCCCCGGTTCTAGCACCTGCTCAGCCAGGCCCAGCCCCCTTGTTGAGGCTCGGACTGTTGCTCTGTGCAGTAGAGTGGTGGGCTGAGGAAAGGGTTTGTGGGCTGAGCTGTGGGCCCCATCTGCACCCCAGTCCCAGCTCACCTTGCAGCCTGGCCGCATGGCCAGGGCTGCGTACCAGGCATTGTGCCGTGCTGTCCAAAGCTGGCTGCGCTCCTCGGCCGCCTTGGCCCAGGAGAAGTCAGAGGCTCCGTTCTGCTGGACTATCTCCTCTGCAGTTGGGGTAGGGAGGCTGACACCCGGCTGTCGCTGAGGCAGCCCACCCTGCTGCCCCACTCCACCCCAGCATACCTGTGCGTTGCAGCTGCTCCTCCAGTGCCTGCTGGGAGCCATGGAACTCCAGGAAGAGTGTGGGTGCCACTGAGCAGTTCAGCTTGCTGTACCTGTTGCAGGCATCCATCATGACTTCATCCAGGAACTCTGGATCCAGGGAGAGGGCAGGCCAGGTGAGTCCTGGCCTTCCCAGGGGGCCTCTTCCAGGGAGCCCACCCTGACTGCCCCGTCCTCAGCTCACCAATGCGGGCTAcgggcactgcagcctggaggaTGTGTACAGTGCTGTCCACAGCAGCCTGGACACTGGGGAACGCACACGTGGCGGCCACTATGGCCTCAGGGACAGGGTGCAGGCGCAGGGTGGTGGCTGTGATGAGGCCCAGCGTCCCCTCAGAGCCCACGAACAGCCCAGTGAGGTTGTAGCCGGCTGCACTCTTCCTAGGTCCCAGGGACACGCAAGGTGAGTACCAGGCTGTGTGATGAGGGATTTCTGACCAGAAGCCCAAGCTGGAACCCAGGACACCGACCCCAGGCACTGAGGTCTGGGCTGGCCTCCCTCGGGCCCAGATTCCCTGGCCCAATTCTTTCTGCTCCACAAAGCAAATCGGCCTCACGCAGGGAGAGCAAACCCTGTTCCCATCCACTTTGGCCCAAGTGACAGGGCTTCAGAGCCTGGGGAAGCCTAGCCTGCCAAACCAGGAGGCCGGCAGGAGGTGTCTTTCACAGCCCGGGCAGCCCCCCAGCAGTGCCCAGGGCCAGGGCCCCCGCAGAGGGCACTCACCGGAAATGCCGGCCTTGGCCCGCCGTGTGCAGCAGCCGCCCGTCGGGCAGCACCACCTCCAGGTTGAGCACGTTGTCCCGCATGGTGCCGTAGCGGACCGCGTTGGTGCCCGACGCCCCGGTGGCCGCCATGCCACAGAGAGAGGCGTCCGCACCTGGGTCTGGAGGGCGGCGTACAGGAGAAGGCAGCCTCAGAACGGGAGGTCCTTTCCCTCGGGCTGGGGGAGGAAGGTCCCCTGAGCCCCAGACACAACCCTGCTCCCAACGTGCCCTCAGGGCCCCAGGAAAGGTTCGCGAGTCCTACCCACGGGAAACCAGAGGCCGCTATCCCGCAGGTGGAGGTTGAGAGCTTTGCGGGTGACGCCCGGCTCCACCACCACGGAGAAGTCCTCCAGGTTCAGCTCCAGGATTCGGTCCATATGCGTCAGGTTAATGCAGACGCCGCCCTGGTGGGAGCGGGTGCTGAGACCACTGCATATCTAGGTCTCTGACCTGGCCACGTCCCCGGGTCACAGCCCGCGGGTGTCCCCCCAGCAGCCAGGCCAGACCCCCAGAAGCGGGCAGCCCGCGGGCGGGCGCAGACCCAAGGAGCTGTGTGCGGCGGGGGAGGCAGCCACAGGTGTGCCAAGGTGGGGGACCAGCCCCGAGGCGGGCAGGGGAGCCACACGGTACCTGCACAGCGCAGACGCCACCCTCAAGCCCGGTGCCGGTGCCGAATGGGATAATGGGCACACCTTGGCGGTAGCACAGGGCTGCCAGCCGGCTGACCTGCTCCACGTTCTGGGGCCACACCACAGCATCGGGAGGTTCGCACCTAGAACCAGACCCTCAGTGATTTACGGGGGCGTGGCACCCTCTGGTCCCGAGGTGTTGCAGGGCCTGAGGCTACAGCGAACGAGGGGCAGAAAACATGCCAGAGCACCCCAAAACAGGTGAGTGAGGGGGAACGCAATCCAGGACCCTCGCTCTCAGCTGGGGTTGAATCCAGAAGATGGGAGGGGTCTGCGAGCCCTCCCATACCTGTGCACCGACTCATCGCGCCCGTGCTGCTCTCGGACCACCGTGGCAGTGGACACGTGGGAGCCGCCCACCACGGCCTTCAGAGCCTCTACGAAGTCCCTGCAGAGCTCGCCCTGCAGGGGAGAAACACACTGCCAGGGTCCCCCGAAAGACACCTGGGGCCACAGCCCTGCCCCAGTGTCAGCGtggagggctgggggctggagtGAGCTTCCCCTGCCGACCCCCGGCTGACAACATCCTTGCCAGGTAGGCCCTCTTTAAACAAACCCACTCTCCAGAAATGCCTCTTTTCCAAACACAGCCATTGGGGTCAAAGTTGCCCCTCAGAAAAAAAACGctaccagaattttttttaatgttttcttttttaataaaaacagggtcttactatgttgcccaggatgatttcaaactcctgggctcaagcgatccacctgcctcggcctcccaaagcgctggggttacaggcatgagccaaggcGCCCGGCCATCCAAATACAAAACCAGAATTCGCTCTCCAAAAAGGCT
This genomic window from Macaca mulatta isolate MMU2019108-1 chromosome 20, T2T-MMU8v2.0, whole genome shotgun sequence contains:
- the LDHD gene encoding putative D-lactate dehydrogenase, mitochondrial isoform X2, whose product is MARLLRAATWGLFPWRGYCSQKAKGELCRDFVEALKAVVGGSHVSTATVVREQHGRDESVHRCEPPDAVVWPQNVEQVSRLAALCYRQGVPIIPFGTGTGLEGGVCAVQGGVCINLTHMDRILELNLEDFSVVVEPGVTRKALNLHLRDSGLWFPVDPGADASLCGMAATGASGTNAVRYGTMRDNVLNLEVVLPDGRLLHTAGQGRHFRKSAAGYNLTGLFVGSEGTLGLITATTLRLHPVPEAIVAATCAFPSVQAAVDSTVHILQAAVPVARIEFLDEVMMDACNRYSKLNCSVAPTLFLEFHGSQQALEEQLQRTEEIVQQNGASDFSWAKAAEERSQLWTARHNAWYAALAMRPGCKGYSTDVCVPISRLPEILVQTKEDLNASGLTGSIVGHVGDGNFHCILLVNPDDAEELGRVKAFAEQLGRRALALHGTCTGEHGIGLGKRQLLREEVGAVGVETMRQLKAVLDPQGLMNPGKVL
- the LDHD gene encoding putative D-lactate dehydrogenase, mitochondrial isoform X1; translation: MARLLRAATWGLFPWRGYCSQKAKGELCRDFVEALKAVVGGSHVSTATVVREQHGRDESVHRCEPPDAVVWPQNVEQVSRLAALCYRQGVPIIPFGTGTGLEGGVCAVQGGVCINLTHMDRILELNLEDFSVVVEPGVTRKALNLHLRDSGLWFPVDPGADASLCGMAATGASGTNAVRYGTMRDNVLNLEVVLPDGRLLHTAGQGRHFRLGFWSEIPHHTAWYSPCVSLGPRKSAAGYNLTGLFVGSEGTLGLITATTLRLHPVPEAIVAATCAFPSVQAAVDSTVHILQAAVPVARIEFLDEVMMDACNRYSKLNCSVAPTLFLEFHGSQQALEEQLQRTEEIVQQNGASDFSWAKAAEERSQLWTARHNAWYAALAMRPGCKGYSTDVCVPISRLPEILVQTKEDLNASGLTGSIVGHVGDGNFHCILLVNPDDAEELGRVKAFAEQLGRRALALHGTCTGEHGIGLGKRQLLREEVGAVGVETMRQLKAVLDPQGLMNPGKVL
- the LDHD gene encoding putative D-lactate dehydrogenase, mitochondrial isoform X4, whose amino-acid sequence is MARLLRAATWGLFPWRGYCSQKAKGELCRDFVEALKAVVGGSHVSTATVVREQHGRDESVHRCEPPDAVVWPQNVEQVSRLAALCYRQGVPIIPFGTGTGLEGGVCAVQGGVCINLTHMDRILELNLEDFSVVVEPGVTRKALNLHLRDSGLWFPVDPGADASLCGMAATGASGTNAVRYGTMRDNVLNLEVVLPDGRLLHTAGQGRHFRKSAAGYNLTGLFVGSEGTLGLITATTLRLHPVPEAIVAATCAFPSVQAAVDSTVHILQAAVPVARIEFLDEVMMDACNRYSKLNCSVAPTLFLEFHGSQQALEEQLQRTEEIVQQNGASDFSWAKAAEERSQLWTARHNAWYAALAMRPGCKGYSTDVCVPISRLPEILVQTKEDLNASGLTGGHWPSTERARGSMASDWASGSCCGRRWAPWAWRPCGSSRLC
- the LDHD gene encoding putative D-lactate dehydrogenase, mitochondrial isoform X3, yielding MARLLRAATWGLFPWRGYCSQKAKGELCRDFVEALKAVVGGSHVSTATVVREQHGRDESVHRCEPPDAVVWPQNVEQVSRLAALCYRQGVPIIPFGTGTGLEGGVCAVQGGVCINLTHMDRILELNLEDFSVVVEPGVTRKALNLHLRDSGLWFPVDPGADASLCGMAATGASGTNAVRYGTMRDNVLNLEVVLPDGRLLHTAGQGRHFRKSAAGYNLTGLFVGSEGTLGLITATTLRLHPVPEAIVAATCAFPSVQAAVDSTVHILQAAVPVARIEFLDEVMMDACNRYSKLNCSVAPTLFLEFHGSQQALEEQLQRTEEIVQQNGASDFSWAKAAEERSQLWTARHNAWYAALAMRPGCKGYSTDVCVPISRLPEILVQTKEDLNASGLTGSIVGHVGDGNFHCILLVNPDDAEELGGHWPSTERARGSMASDWASGSCCGRRWAPWAWRPCGSSRLC